One part of the Ranitomeya imitator isolate aRanImi1 chromosome 10, aRanImi1.pri, whole genome shotgun sequence genome encodes these proteins:
- the LOC138651328 gene encoding uncharacterized protein gives MASGSDSSNTPPLRSPASSSEEEDQEEQREQQQGPRGQAVVAGRSVSQRALDEPLNIDLMVASIEARGPLWDSRDPQHADQGILRRLWLEVAQSLWDGFDSASSKAKASFLKQLKTRWRSMKDRFRRGLKKEGQTRSGAAASRTSVYKYNRILQFLRPVLESRETHSSTRETVLCEAPSEQSQPSHSESRSAPTQSGEPAAGPSDVPLAEASVAPYFGSSRQRQRASDRAPMSKFLHLSTVFQNGFKALCDKMCNIERRLENIETDLSRPAKHFFTAIHNGMVEHLTPELQISFMQGCNNLYVSALKQARVMQSATNMPAVPSLAAMTPTPAAEHHHRAPRAEGHRHHRTEPQSSEPDRPSRGHRREADPHPEGERRKKKKKTTTTTSTTSLAMAAPKSTTRKHPGSTQSTPSTQAGSTRSTPSTQPGSTRSTPSTQPGSTRSRSSQPRTLVVPPPPSPATFQVSPPSTAWIDVGIPSSVIEYAASSPSSSSSVSFTPQKTVGYESPLVADIGTP, from the exons atggccagcggcagtgattccagcaataccccaccgctgaggagtccg gcttcttcaagtgaggaggaggaccaggaggaacagagggagcagcagcagggaccacggggccaagctgtggttgcaggacggagc gtttcacaacgggccctggatgagccacttaatatcgaccttatggtggcatcaatagaagcacggggcccgttgtgggacagccgtgacccccagcacgcggaccagggcatattgcggcgtctgtggttggaggtggcacaatcgttgtgggatggcttcgacagcgcttcctccaaggctaaagctagtttcc ttaaacaattgaagaccagatggcgctccatgaaggaccgcttccggaggggcctgaaaaaggagggacagactcgtagtggtgctgccgcttcaaggacctcggtgtacaagtataaccgtatactgcagttcttgcgaccggtccttgaaagcagaga aacacacagcagcacccgcgagactgtcctttgtgaagcgccatctgaacagtcgcagccatcccacagcgagagcaggtctgcaccaacacaatctggtgaaccggcagccggtccatcagatgttcccctggccgaggcctctgtcgctccttactttgggtcttcccgacagcgtcagcgggcctcggacagggcgcccatgtccaaatttttacatctgagcaccgtatttcagaatggtttcaaggcgctgtgcgataaaatgtgcaatatcgaacggcgtcttgaaaacatcgaaacggatctctcgaggccggccaaacatttttttactgccattcacaacggcatggttgaacatcttacgccggaactccagatttcgttcatgcagggctgcaacaatttatatgtcagtgctctgaagcaggctcgggtcatgcagtcagcgacaaatatgcccgcagtaccatcgctggctgccatgactccgactcctgctgcagagcaccaccacagagctccgcgtgccgagggccaccgccaccacagaacagagccccaaagttctgagcctgacaggccttcaaggggacacagacgggaagccgacccccacccagagggagagaggaggaaaaagaagaagaagacgacgacgacaacaagcactacgtccttggctatggctgctcccaaaagtaccaccagaaaacaccccgggtcgacccagagcacaccaagtacccaggctgggtctacacggagtacacccagtacccagcctgggtcaacgaggagtacaccatcaacacagcctgggtcgacccggagccggagtagccagccaaggacactggtcgtccctcctcctccctcacctgctaCTTTCCAAGTCTCGCCACCATCCactgcctggattgatgtcggcatcccgtctagtgtgatagagtatgctgcttcctccccctcgtcctcctcctcggtctcctttacaccccaaaaaactgtgggatatgaatcccctttagttgcggatattggtaccccataa